In Spirosoma aureum, a single genomic region encodes these proteins:
- a CDS encoding sensor histidine kinase has protein sequence MGFLPLIKSYLIQPFSRPTAERRYYLLGMPFFLLLGNYYLIGLPYFQNLSVFLIGTVSSAGFYWLLIGALRLVVRTVIGRYPHVRQAASRTLTLLLLAAGITTGMSVFYVWFYSLMPVLNVSFSWDTVLPIWIVSYIVDVFLCTGISVYYTYSQWETNQIENDRLKRMALQHQFDALKGDLNPHFLFNSLNSLSALIGEDTTKAERFVDDLARVYRYLLQAGKHELTSLQTELDYTSVYANLLKTRYGDSLTITFHVADEYRLRSLPPLTIQTLIDNAIKHNVMSVSNPLIIRINTLLDGRLEVKNVLQQKINKIETTRAGLANLTVRYDLLSDDKLVIQQEKEWFIVTVPLIDLGHV, from the coding sequence ATGGGTTTTCTTCCTCTGATTAAATCGTACCTTATTCAGCCCTTTAGTCGCCCCACGGCCGAACGCCGGTACTACCTGTTGGGTATGCCCTTTTTTCTGCTCCTGGGAAATTATTACCTGATTGGGCTTCCCTATTTTCAGAATTTGTCGGTGTTTCTCATTGGTACCGTGTCGTCGGCCGGGTTTTACTGGCTCTTAATTGGCGCACTGAGACTCGTGGTGCGTACGGTAATAGGCCGGTACCCTCATGTACGTCAGGCTGCCTCCCGAACACTGACCTTGTTGCTGCTGGCTGCGGGCATAACAACGGGCATGTCGGTTTTCTACGTCTGGTTCTATAGCCTGATGCCTGTACTGAACGTCTCATTTTCCTGGGATACGGTACTGCCGATCTGGATCGTAAGCTACATTGTCGATGTTTTCCTGTGCACAGGAATCAGCGTCTATTATACCTATTCTCAGTGGGAGACCAATCAGATCGAAAATGATCGGTTGAAGCGGATGGCGCTGCAACACCAGTTCGATGCGTTGAAGGGAGACTTAAACCCCCATTTTCTATTTAATAGCCTGAATTCGCTGTCCGCGCTGATTGGCGAAGATACCACGAAGGCCGAGCGGTTTGTGGATGATCTGGCCAGAGTTTATCGGTATCTGCTACAGGCGGGCAAGCATGAACTGACCTCCTTACAGACCGAGCTGGATTATACCAGTGTATACGCCAATCTCTTAAAAACGCGCTATGGCGATAGTCTGACCATTACATTTCACGTAGCTGACGAGTATCGGCTGCGTAGTCTGCCGCCGTTAACCATTCAGACTCTGATCGATAATGCAATAAAACACAATGTCATGTCGGTTTCGAATCCGTTGATCATACGCATCAATACGCTCCTCGACGGACGTTTGGAGGTTAAAAACGTGCTTCAGCAGAAAATAAACAAAATTGAAACGACCCGCGCCGGTTTAGCCAACCTGACGGTTCGATACGACTTGCTGAGCGACGACAAATTAGTAATTCAACAGGAGAAAGAGTGGTTTATCGTAACTGTACCATTAATCGACCTTGGACACGTATAA
- a CDS encoding phosphatidate cytidylyltransferase: MKQRLAKMSNLQQRVIAAVLGVPFIIFMIWYADWTFALLFCVISALTQREFYRLLGLDGFEPLTAYGTVVGCMVCILAYFIETDQIGTGNYFLICPASSMIFLIKLYKKRDMKPFTNIGFTFLGIIYVAMPFALLIILALRGGSFHPMIITGCLLLLWASDIGAYFAGTHFGRRKLFERVSPKKSWEGALGGAAAAALIALGLAIYADELRPWQWYCVGGIIVVTGTYGDLVESLFKRSIAIKDSGSSIPGHGGFLDRFDGLLLAAPFIITFLKLFA; the protein is encoded by the coding sequence ATGAAGCAACGTTTAGCTAAAATGTCGAACCTTCAACAGCGGGTTATTGCCGCTGTATTAGGGGTTCCTTTTATTATTTTCATGATTTGGTATGCCGACTGGACGTTCGCGCTACTCTTCTGTGTTATCAGTGCACTCACGCAACGGGAGTTTTACCGCCTGTTAGGGCTCGACGGTTTTGAACCGTTAACGGCTTATGGAACGGTGGTTGGGTGTATGGTCTGTATATTGGCCTATTTCATTGAAACCGACCAGATTGGCACCGGCAACTACTTTCTGATCTGCCCGGCCTCGTCCATGATTTTCCTGATCAAGCTGTACAAAAAGCGTGACATGAAACCGTTTACGAACATCGGCTTCACGTTTCTGGGTATCATCTACGTAGCCATGCCTTTTGCCCTGCTCATTATACTGGCTTTGCGTGGAGGTAGTTTTCACCCCATGATTATTACCGGATGCCTGTTATTACTGTGGGCCAGCGACATTGGAGCTTACTTTGCCGGTACTCATTTTGGCCGTCGAAAGCTGTTCGAACGGGTATCGCCCAAGAAATCATGGGAAGGCGCTCTGGGCGGTGCGGCTGCCGCAGCCTTAATTGCCCTCGGCCTGGCTATCTATGCCGATGAGTTACGACCCTGGCAATGGTACTGCGTCGGCGGCATTATCGTTGTAACGGGAACGTACGGCGATCTCGTCGAATCCTTATTTAAGCGGAGTATTGCCATCAAAGATTCGGGGAGTAGCATTCCGGGCCACGGCGGCTTCCTCGACCGCTTCGATGGACTTTTGCTGGCGGCTCCGTTTATTATCACGTTCCTCAAATTATTTGCCTGA
- a CDS encoding putative signal transducing protein, which yields MTENWESIYTTPLPHRAELAKALLSEHDIPAVVVNKQSSSYPSIGGGKSEVHVLAKDAVLAKVILENEATFS from the coding sequence ATGACAGAAAACTGGGAGTCTATTTATACTACGCCCCTGCCCCACCGGGCCGAACTGGCAAAAGCGTTGTTGAGTGAGCACGATATTCCGGCGGTTGTGGTCAACAAACAAAGCAGTAGTTATCCGTCAATCGGAGGAGGAAAAAGTGAAGTCCACGTATTGGCCAAGGACGCGGTTCTGGCCAAAGTAATTCTGGAGAATGAAGCAACGTTTAGCTAA
- a CDS encoding CPBP family intramembrane glutamic endopeptidase, producing MLVGFVLMGGVISTLLLFGLLMLTKGMGPSEAQAYLTELAANPVAAPNGWYELMVLQAVNHLGTFLLPSLLYWYSIERRTWDQFNPRPISAVAGLSFIALIVVAFMPFDSLIIEWNQGIHLPQTLSPLEQWIRDKEKELEGVTKYLTTFKTIPQLLVAFLVIAIIPAIGEETLFRGILQRNLIHWTGNVHLGVWVAAALFSAIHVQFLGFFPRMLLGALFGYLYVWSGNLWVPILAHFVNNGFTVLMVFLYQRKLVSMDIESNESVPLLGALISGVVTVGLLFYFRQANSDRATG from the coding sequence ATGCTGGTCGGTTTTGTGCTGATGGGTGGGGTTATCAGTACGCTGTTATTGTTCGGCCTGTTAATGCTCACCAAAGGGATGGGCCCTTCAGAAGCCCAGGCTTACCTGACCGAACTGGCGGCTAATCCGGTTGCCGCACCCAACGGTTGGTATGAACTGATGGTGTTGCAGGCCGTTAACCACCTCGGTACCTTTCTATTACCGTCACTTTTATACTGGTATTCTATAGAGCGCCGAACCTGGGATCAGTTTAACCCCCGGCCAATTTCGGCAGTGGCTGGGCTGAGTTTTATCGCGCTGATTGTCGTTGCCTTCATGCCTTTCGACAGCCTCATTATTGAATGGAACCAGGGCATACACCTTCCTCAAACGTTGTCTCCGCTGGAACAGTGGATTCGCGATAAAGAAAAAGAACTCGAGGGCGTTACAAAGTACCTGACTACGTTTAAAACTATCCCGCAATTGCTGGTGGCATTTCTGGTTATTGCTATTATTCCGGCCATTGGTGAAGAGACCCTTTTTCGGGGTATTCTACAACGGAATTTAATCCACTGGACCGGCAATGTTCACCTTGGCGTTTGGGTGGCGGCTGCATTGTTCAGTGCTATTCACGTACAGTTTCTGGGCTTTTTCCCTCGTATGCTATTGGGGGCTTTATTTGGCTACCTCTACGTCTGGTCAGGGAATTTGTGGGTTCCGATTCTGGCTCACTTTGTCAATAACGGATTTACGGTCCTGATGGTATTCCTGTACCAGCGAAAACTCGTATCGATGGATATTGAAAGTAATGAATCAGTGCCGCTGTTGGGCGCGCTGATTTCAGGTGTTGTTACCGTTGGATTATTATTTTACTTCAGACAGGCTAATAGCGATAGGGCGACGGGCTAA